DNA from Platichthys flesus chromosome 20, fPlaFle2.1, whole genome shotgun sequence:
TTTTATCTACAAGGCAAAATGTCTGGAAACAAGCGAAACAGGCGAAACAGCGAACAGAAACTACTGCTCAACATAAATAATTGCCTTAGAATTTTAAGAAGCCCCATAAACAATATCCTTTGATTACTATTTCATTTTTGAGGAATTGTATTTAAATAGTTATCTCTAATAGGTATATCCATCTCGTTGTCCACTACACTGAACATATATTAACACTTGAATAAAGTTTTTactattttttatcttttactacatcaatatttcattttaatcagcaaaatgtaaaacatttaaatgtttttactggGTCTCAGTGTAAGGTACTTTTGAATTGTCAAAacttatatttaatttagttagaaataaatatttgtgttcacactgtCAGTGTCTTTAGAGGAGAGTTGTTCATTGGCCAATGGTAAATGACGTCACACCAACATGGCGGCGCCCGGAGTGCGACAGTGTTATTTACTTCGTCGCATCGCAGGAATAAACGTGATTCCACGGCAGATCAAACCTAGCACCGTTTTAGcaggagacacaaacaaccCGTTACAGACGAGTGTTCGGTTTGCGAGCCGAGactcagaggacacacaggttAGTGACATATCGCTACGTTGGTACAGCCTTCTCTCTTCTTTAGGGTTACAATATTGGTGAGTTGTAATACAAAAGCCTTTATGGAGCCATCTATGATCTGGACTGTCATAGATATAGACTAGAGCATAACATGTGTACTTTATGATACCCAGGTCTTCCAGGCCTCattcaggaaaaacaaatcatttataaTATTGTGGTTACGCCGTAGTACTTTGTTTCCAATGTTCCTTGGGACACATATAATGCAGGAATCAAAACAACTGCACATTTATACCAACTGGATTTGCAATATTAGAAAACATTGATACGtgtgtgaagattctcagtcatccaggtaCCTGGGACTCCCAGCAGTCAGACAGAACTGAAGAGGCCTCTTGGATGAGAGTGGAAATGTCTTCAATAAACTCAACTCAATTCCAGCTGACCTATTTTTTAGCGCCTGGATAAAACATTGATACACTTCAGTGTTTTAATATTATGTTCTGTGATACTCTGTCTATCAATGTCAATttgtaattgtaaaaaaaaatcacaaaacagATCAGCAAATTAGAATGGGACTCAGTAGTGTTTgtccctccaccaaggcccaacagtctccttaaattcaatcaagctgcaccaaccTTACACACTCAGTGATCTTGGTTACCTAAATGTGccaggtttgttttttcatcaattATGCATTATATGACAATTaggaaaatatgtaaaatatgttaaaaaaaaaaaggatccagTTTACCTGATCCAGTTCCACCCCAAACTTTTATGGGTCCTTCTCTGTCCTGTGCCagatcagacaaacacacagaacacaacacaatgacacataAAAGCTCAACAGCTTTAACCTCTGATGACACAGGGGGTCACCTGCTATTTACGAGGCTTGAGCTGACCTAAGTTCCGTATTTTCAACAGGAAGGAAATGCTGACTGAACAAGTTTTCTTATTTGCCTtcgtattttcttttttgttgttgtgatttgcacttcagggccaccgtcTCTGACTGCTTTCCAATACAGAGCCCTGCAGAGATTGGTGTTGACTGCAATAAAATCAGatcaaataaattcataaaatgtttaattgatTGTGTCATAGACTAAAGTACTTTATGTAAACTAGGGCAATAGATTCATTCAtacgttttttattttcaggacACTCAAGTGCACATTCCAGTGGGTAAATACAGATCTATTTTTACCAAAACGAAGTAAGTAACTTCATTAGCAAACGAAGTAAGTAACttcatttgctttttttaaacagtctcATTATTCTCCTTCTTGCTCGTAGAGCGTCTGACAGTGTCTTACAGCAGAAGCAGTGGTCCTGGCGGTCAACATGTCAATAAAGGTTCAAACGTTTGActtcattatttaaaacaattcCTCCTCGGTAGATAATAATATCAACAGCCGAAACGACATATGACTCCTGACACTGTGCACAAGGCCTTGAATCTTGAAAGGGTTCTGTCATGACTCATGCACAGTATAATCCTtctatgtatgtgtatgtgtatgtttaatTTGTCCTGTGTGACGACATCTCAATCCATAGTCAGCACAAAAGCTGAGGTTCGATTCCATGTGAAAACAGCTGACTGGATCCAAGATGACGTGCGACAGAAAATCTTTGATAAGGTTTGTTTCTAAATATTGTGGCTTCAGGAAAGTTTCCAAACCATCAAGGACATCTGGGTAACCAGTGGAGTCTAATCATATCTATTTTATGATTGATTTGATGGAAAGGCCAGATCATATGTGTGCAATCTCCCTTTATTCTGACAAACAACGCTTTACACATGTGGATCCCCTACACAAATTGAACATCAAAAGTAGGTTAGCATATTATTCGACTCACAAGTAATACACTGACAGAAAGGCTTACATacaaaaactttaaatgtcaCATACCTATCGCATTGAGTAGAACATTTGAAAGGGGAGAGGTGAAGTGGCAGACACGCTTATGAGCAAGTGGAAGTAGGGGTACAGGACGTCACCAGATGCTCCATATTGACACTGGAGGCCTTTACATGCCAGTTATAGCTATGAACAAATATTTTAAGTAACTtacaataaaattaaattaaaatgcacattGGATTCTGTACCACAAAACTGCTGTAGAACTGCATTGCTACACTTTTGTGTGTATCCTAAAAAATCACAAGAACgggttttctgttttgattGGTCATAAAATATCATCCACTCTACCTCTAAGTCTTCAGTTTAAACtactaaaacacaaacaagtcaacgTTTTCATGTCTTTACAGAAGACGTCCATCAAACATTCACAGTGCTGGTGGGAAAATAATTGTTCCTTAGAGAACTGCCATATTCCTAAGAAATATTGCTTAGATTTCAGTAAAGACATGAACAATAGAATTGTGTGTTATTAGCTTAAGCATATTGTGTTTGTCTATACTTATGACTTAAGACTGGATGTGATTGGCTCTCTTGAGGTCATTCCACAGCATATCTATTGAGATTGGTCTGAAGTGCTGTTTAAATCGGAATAACATCTGTATTTGCTGCTGTTTGTACTGTTTTACGTTTTACGGTACATTGTGAAACCATCAAGAGCAAACATACTGGTTTTCTGCATTGTTGGCACAGAACCAAAACCGCATCAATAAGGCCGGAGAGCTGCTGGTCACCTCCGAGCTGAGCAGGAGTCAGCACAGAAACCTCTCAGACTGTGTCCAGAAGATTTCCGCCATTGTCGCCGAAGCTAGCAAGAAACCACGTGAGCCAACAGCAGAAGACGTAGCCGTTAGGGCGGCCAGGTATGACCTCTTATCAGAGATCATCGTTTCTTTTCCTGTTCAATTTGATCGTAAATATGTGTCTAATGTGAGATATGTTGTGCAGGTTAGAGAAGAGGAACAAGGAGCGACTCAAACAGAAGAAGATTCACTCAACAATCAAGCACAGCAGACGAGTGGATTTTGACTGATTGATTTAAAGCTGTTTCTACCTCCCATCATTGTTTGGTCAATAATAATATGTCAATAGAAATCATATCTCCtgtgttttgtcatttattctgtaaaaaCGACTAATGACTTTATGGAAGAAGGTAGATGACTTCACATTTCACTcatctttcatatatttatatatctgtcTTTTTCTTGTGATTATACATGAACAATAAGTGATGTTGCAGCACAAGCGATTCAatatttaaagggatagttcatccaaacattaaaattcactcattatctactccccACTATTCCAATGGAGGGGtatgtgaagtgtttgagtccacaacactttctggagtctcaggggtaaagtTTGTTACAGAATCCAACACAATTCAAGTGAATGGTGAGTCCTTCAGATAATTaagacaacagaaaaaaaaaacatgcctccatactgctcatgcaagtgtctgcaagccccgacattcatttTGGACATGAAGCGGCGTCATTTATACCAAGTTTTACGCTGATATCGAGGTTacgaggtgcattcagggaccgtCGGGAATACTAAATCCGCTAGTGTGTGGTGGGAATTTAGGCTTAAAAACGTTACGAGTTGAAATCAATGTCGGGGCTTCCCGGACACTTGAATAACACAAcccgagcagtatggaggcatgttgttttttcttctgtttgtcgTTTTATTACGAATGAAGCTAGGTGACtaatgtattcaaatgtattggATTCGGCGGTTCCACTTTTTACCCCCTGAAAACCCGACATTGTTTTGTGGACTTGCAAATTTCACCGACCCATCCATTGGCGTagtggtgagtaaataatgagtgcattttcattttcttggtgaactattcctttaacaTCAAATATCTCCAGAACCGCCAACTTCTATCCATATGCATACACAGAGtgaatgattaataataataacaatacaaatagCAGTCTTTGTTTGAATACTCCTCTACCTGTATCCAACCAGTGCTCCTGTAACTAATACTTATGTACACATGGATAGTCGAGATGTCACTTTAGAAACGAATACAAAATCAACAACAAAGAAATCATTTTAACACGTGTAGCTTTGAACTAAGGGGCCCTGTCGTCCGTTCTCTTCTTTAAATGAGGTCTTATTAAATTGGTCGCATATTTACTCCATTCTCCCGAGCTCCATAAACTTCTCCAGTTCCAGTCAGGAAGAGAAATTCCACATCTCCGTCGTATATACAGTAAACCTCCGCCCAGTGCTCTATCTTAGGGACCTCTATCTTCAGCCACTTTCTGGTAATAGTTAAATGTTACTTGCTATCAGCATGAACCTAAATATGTATTTGTCGCCCAAGTTATAAATTCTATCATACGTTGTCAAATCCGTGAAAACGAAAAAACacttagcagaggatggtttcgatccatcgacctctgggttatgggcccagcacgcttccgctgcgccactctgctacATACCGCTCTGTGAGATCACGATAATATATATACTTCAAACATACGCGTTCTAACTCATGGTGCGTGTCAATTCCTTTTATTCACTGTTACTACTTTAACCGAGTACCTCTTCTCTAAAACTGAAATGTATGGTACATTAGCAAAATCACGATCAAAACACGTGTTACGTCAATGTATGTTGTCGTATGTAGAAAGGTACAAGGTCAGAGTTAATGCTGAGAATGGACCATTTAGATAAAAACCAAAAATTACTAAACAAACACAGTAACAGTAAAATACTTACAATATAATTTGAAAACCTTATCTACAGTGTATGGTAGTAACAgatgtcaaataaatatattaggCGCCACCTGGTGGTGAAATAACACAGTGTGTCAGTTTTGTTAGGAATTTCACATGACACGCTAGAGACACTTTCGTTTCTTTcttctattctctctctctctctctcaggaccATACATAACTAACCCTCTGatcttgaactagttcattttaagtgtgaactggctcaacgctgcaaacagctactggactatggaggaccatacatgacttaagtaaaaataaataaataaatgtataaataaatacagaaataaatgaataaataaaaaaggaaataaataaatgtgttaataccaagagaaatgtgaaaacacagagtgtctctggcagggccggtctttcctacaggcgacataggcggttgcctagggcgccattcagagggaggcgccaaaaactgcgcagagcaaaaaataaaataaaataaaatattttttttttttgctaggcagagttttaggcgcccccttctctatgtggtatggccaaaaatattgtatttaattagtttcattagagaaatcagtaaatgacagcagcactcaggtggaacgtttggcacgggagcagtttcaccccgtactgtcaggtgcagtctggatgaggaagtgaaggctccgtgtcgttcctgctgctgcttccatcctgtattctacaggttagtagttggtgagagtcacctacgttagctcctaaagccttgcttgatcaccacgggtgtcattgagacgtgttgactgataaaacttagaaactccgctgggcagtgaggagagacactcgcgcactaggtgggcggggctacattcgcctgtataggtgtttattttacctgcacgtcgtcttgcaggcgggtcgcgatagtatattgtttactttacagtgtgtagttcagctccgacacacacagactctgtaattcatgtattgttattttgccttataaagaccagttataagccaatgttcaataggtctatattgtaaatgtttatatgtctttatgagtgatgatgtatattaagatgtttggaggaaagagacaccataataattgaatgtatgttttatgcacttaaaaatgcagttacactgcAAGAAATGCTtatacttgaaattgtgtttaatttgaataagatgcagtctggatgtggaactgaatgctccgtgtcgttactgctgctgcattcatgctgtattctacagatatactttgttgctgtggtatcaattttgggacccataacatatatctccaaccaatactttgacattaaaaaaatgaatctaacattagggtaaaattaggcaaaaattgaggtacgaacctccttggtgttgccagaacatgctagcacattgaggcttatggttagagtgtgtgtgtccaagcaacttcgacaaagaaagaaatcattttataataagttttcgtgtggggggcgccaggagtgaagcttgcctagagcgccaaatgtgctagggccggccctggtctctggtcacatctgctcagagatcagcggcttcatgatcagagcagaggctgcaggtggtttgtaccgagctggagtttctgtttcctcctcctctcggctcgctccttgtgctcagtagaatacgagacgtgacgctcacagtcaggactacagacacctaaatcatcccaataaataataaccttaactaaccctctgaacttgaatttgttcattttaagtgtgaactggctcaacgctgcagaGAGCTaatggacaccagtcagcattgagaggcagacgtcgggctggatcattacactcttgtgaccaatcctgcatgagactgcggttaggcccgccttgctcattagcataaggacactgcaaatgaaaaggaaatgtatcatggaataaataaatgtgcaaatatatttaagacatttattttgacatttctcttggtattaacagatttatttatttatttctgtatttatttccttttttattcattcatttatttatttctgtatttagttatacatttattaatttatttatttttacttaaatcatgtatggtcctccataggtattaacatatttattaattttatttctgtatttatttattcatttccttttttatttatttatttagacatttatttagacatttatttagacatttatttatttatttttacttaaatcatgtatggtcctccatatctctctctccatctctctcaaaTTCAAAAAGCTTTATTGGCATGGCGAACAGACGTTTACATTGCTGATGCAAGTGCAAAAGCAAGATACATAGAAGAAGTCGGACTGTGCTGTTAGAAATATTTACATATAGGTAAAAGATTTCttaaaatagaatagaaaacGTGTGCTTTGAACGATTTATCCAACAAGTGTTacataattttttttgcatgtcaGTTATTTACAGCAATCAGGTACATTTTCTGACCAAACCCTACAACTCTTCAAAAAGAAATGCTCGTTATGAAGCATTAAATCaccaaataataatttattatataaattaagtagtaacagaagaaaaatgtataaagctGATATGATGCAAAACGcgaccacgaagggactcgaaccctcaatcttctgatccgaagtcagacgccttatccattaggccacgcGGTCGGATCGCATTTTTCGTCAGTATACTGTTTATATTCCTATAAAAGGTTTACTTTGTATAATAAGCATTTCAACCTCTAAAAAGTgcccctttttttcccctcacacaCTTGTCCCTCGATAGTTGTCAGGACACTCCTTGACACACTGTACAACTACCAGCGGAGAAAGCCGAATCGCCGGTTTATTGGCGCGGAGaaatccacttcctgtgtgacCAGCCATGCACCTGCTCGCTCGAGAATTGACGCTTCTCGGCGCTTCCTCCTCCGGCGTGTCCCTAGAGTTAATCCCTCATCCTAACtgtcacaactaaatgcctaacccctAACCAAATCTAACCATAGTTctcatgaaaaaacacaaacacacgcgcgcacacacacacacacacacacatagaattGATAAAGTAAGTTGCTGCACCGCACccacttgtttttcatttctccacTCAGTGTAGACACAGTGAATGCAATACGACAGGGTGCATTATATCAATGCTTTATTAAAAGTGGGTTCAATAATGACATGACCAGAGTAATCGTTGATAACAATATCTTGTCAACTAATAATTCACAGGTAAGTAAAGCAAGTGAAACAGGTTTTATTTGGACAGTATGTTAGTGACATTCACATATAGGcactgaaaaagtaaaaaaaaaaaacattcacgcaataaaataaatacacaggcACAATTTCGTATCGATACTAAATATGTAAGAGATGAGGCCTAAAAACTGTTGAGACGTTATGCTACAGCAACCTCGAGAGCCAGGCTCTAGCTTGTCTACGCTAACACATGTTCCACCCTCGTCCCCAACTTGCATCATCCTAACAGACATGAGCATTGACCTCAAATGCACTTTGTACACCATATCCAGAGGAATTACATTTCAGCAAATGTAAATTAACCGTGACTTCATCAGGACGTAACAGACTTGTTTCTTCAGTACCAGGTTTCAGAATATACTCCATGcttttcaaaacacacatgTAGGGCCTCTTCTGGTGTCCGGTGGAAAGGATTCAAGCTTcgtttcattttgaatttgacAGAAGGATCAGATATAAAATATTGGCTGTGGTGACATTCATCATAACAAAGGCTTATACATACTGCAGGACGTTACTTAGAAAAAAAGGCATAGGTATTGTATACTGTGAAAAAAGGTGCAATATATTTGCAGGATAGTTTTATAGTTTGGTAAGACTGCTAggtgaaaacaacaatatgcaGCAATTGTTGTAGGTTAGTTTTATAGTTTGGTAAGACTGCTAggtgaaaacaacaatatgcTTCCATTGCCCATGGCAACTTTACTCTAAGACAGCAGCTTTTTAGCATTTAGTGGAAGCATCACTCCTTGCAGCTTATACTGTAGATATTGCAATGTACAGTTAATAAACAGCAATGCTTCTTAAATTTCAATGGGCAGGTTTATTTAGGCTAATTCAGACCTACTGCAGTTCCTACAAGAGAGCTGAAGTGTAAACAGTAGAGGGACATATATAATTTCGAAAAGCGAACAAAATTTCCAGTCTGCCTTTTCTGAAGCTTTACACTTAGCAACCTCGTTTTACAGGTGATCTCAAATGCTGTCTTTGAGGTAAAGGATAACGCACCCAAGTGTTGGCTCAGCAACATAGTTAGATAAATGCTTATTTGCTTTCTCGCCGACAGTTTGAGGTGTCTGAGGAAAGATTGATACCACTTAATGTATGTATGCTAAACATGACGCCACAGCCAGTAACCGGTCAGCGTAGCATCATAGAGACATGTATATAAAGGTTGACAatgcgtctcctcttcctccgacTA
Protein-coding regions in this window:
- the mrpl58 gene encoding peptidyl-tRNA hydrolase ICT1, mitochondrial, which translates into the protein MAAPGVRQCYLLRRIAGINVIPRQIKPSTVLAGDTNNPLQTSVRFASRDSEDTQDTQVHIPVERLTVSYSRSSGPGGQHVNKVSTKAEVRFHVKTADWIQDDVRQKIFDKNQNRINKAGELLVTSELSRSQHRNLSDCVQKISAIVAEASKKPREPTAEDVAVRAARLEKRNKERLKQKKIHSTIKHSRRVDFD